The Sphaerisporangium siamense genome includes the window CGGCGTGCTGCTGCCCCCGGCCTCGCCGCGCGTCGGGCACGTCGCCGGCCGGCCCGTCACCGTCTGGCCGGCGGGCGAGCCGGTCGATCCGGGCGACCCGGACGCCGCGCCGTGGGAGGCGGCGGCCGTGCTGCTGGCCCGCCTGCACGCCACACCCCTGGACACTCCCCTGGACGGCTCGGCCGCGAGCCCCGTGGACGGCGCACAGGCCACACCACCGGACGGTGTGCCCCTGTCGCGCGCGCTGCCGCCGGCCGGTGGTCCGGCGCGCGTCGCCCGCGCTGTCGCATTGCTGGACGCACTGGACGGGCAGGCATCGGAAGGGCGGAACGGGCCGGGCGGGGCGTACGCGGCGCCCGTGGCCGTCATCCGCGCCGCCTTCGCCACGCTGCCGCGCGAGGCCCGCGCCGCCGCGTCCGGCCTCGTGCCCGCGGCGCGGGCGGAAGGGCCGCACGCGGTGACGCACGGCGACTGGCACCTCGGGCAGATCGTGCGCCATCGCGGCGCGTGGGCGCTCATCGACGTGGACGACCTCGGCGTGGGCGTGGCCGCCTGGGACCTGGCGCGCCCCGCCGCGTGGTACGCCACCGGACTGCTGTCCCCGGACCTGTGGGAACGGTTCCTCTGCGCCTACCTCGGCGCGGGCGGATCCGCCGTCCCCGCAGGGGATCCGTGGCGGGAACTGGACGTGCCGGCCCGCGCGTTGACGGTGCAGTTGGCGGCCACGGCGGTGGCGGCGGCGGGCGCGGAGGGCAGGCCTCTCGACGAGGTCGAGCGGACCCTCGTCTCCTCCTGCGGGAGGATCACCCAAGCCGCCGCCACGCGGTAGGGTCGCCTGAGTCCAGCCTGAAGGAGAACGACTCGATGCGTTGCCCCAAGTGCAGCGGTACCATGCGGACCTTCGATCGCAACGGCGTCCACATCGAGCAGTGCGACAACTGCCGCGGCATCTTCCTGGACTACGGAGAGCTGGAGACGCTGTCCAGGATCGAGAACCAGTGGGCGCAGCAGACCTACTCCGCGCCTCCGCCGCCGCCCGCGGCCCACGGCGGCCCGGCGTGGGGGACCCCCCACCACGGACACCACCGGGGCCACCACCAGCGCAGCTGGGTGGGCATGCTCTTCTCGAGCTGACGCGCGGCCGGGACACGGCGCACGCACCGGCGCTCTCGCGGCGCCGGTGCCGAGCCTCCGGCGGTGTCTCCCTCGTGTCCCGCTCGTGTCCCGCTCCGGCGGGGTGACCGCTCCCGTGCGCCCGCTCCGCCGAGCGGGCGGGCGCCGGGTCAGCCGGGGAAGTCCTCCGGGTCCACCTCGACGCTGCGCACGTTGCCCCCGATGACGGGGCGCAGCGTGATGGTCCAGGACATGGGCCTGATGTACGTGGCGGTCCGCTGGGTCCTGAACGCCAGGTCCTTGCCGAACTTCTTGAACAGGCAGTCGCGCGTGAAGGCGCGCGTGCGCCGGTCCCAGTCGGATCCGCTGGTGTAGTAGACCTTGTAGGTGCCGTCCGGCACGCCGGTGACCGTGACGTTCTTGCCCTTGCGGATGTAGAAGCGGGTGACGGCCCTCTTGCCGCGCACCACGCTGATCACGGTGTCGGACGTCGCGCCGTTCTTGACGATCAGGTGCCCGAGCCCGCCGCGGGGTCCCCGGCGGATGAACGCCCCGTTGGACAGCCGCCGGGACTGCTCCTTGGGCGTCTTCAGCCGGGCGACGTCGGCCGGGTAGTCGCCCTTGGCCGCGAGCTCGCCGCCCGCGTCCTTGACCGCGCCGTACCCGTCCGTCCCGCCGAGCCGGGCGAGGACGGCCGACGGCGCGCACAGCTCGTGCCCGGCGACGGCGTCGCGCAGCGTGCCGAGGTCGCCGTCGAGGCCGCGCAGCGCGGCGAGGTAGTCGGAGTGCTCGGCGCCGATCTCGGCCGGCGGGCTGGCGGCGACGAGGCGTTCCACGGCGTCGCCCGCCGCGCTCTGGGCGCGTTCGAGCCGCTGGTCCAGCGACTTCAGCGTGCGCGCCTTGGGCAGGCCGTCGAGGGCGGACCCGAGCGGGCCGGCCGCGGACCTGAGGGTCTCGCGGTAGGCGCCGGCGAGGTCCGGCGTGGGGCTGGCGGCGGGCGCGGAGTCCACGGGGCCGCGGACGGGCGCGGAGGGCTCGCCGGAGGTGCAGGCGGCCAGGGCCGTCGCCAGGGAGAGGGTCACGGCAAGCGCGGCGGGAGACCGCCGGTGGGCGCTCATCCGGACATGATCGACGAGCTTCACCGATGCGTCAAGTTCGTATGTCACCCTTGTATGCCGTTGTATCTGACCAAAACCGGCAGGTCACTCGATAGGGCGGAAAACCAGGAGAGATCTCGGCCGTTTGCTGAAGACGAGCGGCCCCGTCGCGGAGAAGGTCTCCCCGTCGCGGGCGAGCCGCAGTTCCTCCTCCGCCGCCGCCGCGCCCCGCGCGCGGGCCCGCCGCTCCGCCGAGGCGAGGGGCGCGACGTGGAGGGTGTCGGCGCGCCACTGGACGTAGTGGCGCGACAGCCCGGTGCCGCCGAGCACCGTGCTCGCCAGGGCCCGCAGCCGGGGCAGCCGCGAGGCGGCGGTGAGCAGCCTGAGGTCCAGGACGCCGTCCTCCAGGCGGTTCCTGCGCGTGGGCGCGACCCCGCGCGACTCGTAGGCGCAGTTGCCCGCGAACAGCAGCCACACGCGGCGCCGCACGCCGTCCACGAGCATCTCCTGGGGACGGCGGTCGTGCATCAGCACGTCGGCCATGGCCAGCACCAGCGCCGGCCACTTGCCGATGCGCTTCTCCCAGTGCTCGCGGCGGTCCACGAGCAGCGGGTAGATGCCGAGGCTCGCGGTGTTGAGGAACACCTTCCCCGCCACCTCGCCGACGTCCACCGCGACCACGTGCCCGGCGCGGTAGGCGGCGACGGCCTCCTGGATGGTCTCCAGGCCGAGGGTGCGGGCGAAGTGGTCGAAGGTGCCCGCGGGGATGGGCAGCAGCGGGAGGCCGTGCTCGATGGCGACCTGCGCCCCGCAGTTCATCGTGCCGTCGCCGCCCGCCACGGCCAGCACGCGCGCCCGGCCCGCGGCCTCGCGCAGCCGGTCCATCAGGTCCTCGCCGGGCTGGACCTCGATGACCTCCGCCTTGGGGAGCACCTTGGCGACGGCGGACGCGGTGCCGGGGTCGCGTCCCGCGGCGTCGTTGACGACGGCCACCACGCCCTCGCCGTCGGGGTCGAGGTCGATGAGCGGCGCGGTCGCCGCGACCCGGGCGTCGCCGTCCACGGTCTGGCCGGGCCACAGGCGCGTGGTGACGACCGCGGCGGTCAGGCCCAGCGCGACGCCGGCGAGCACGTCCCCGGGGTAGTGGACGCCGGTGTAGACGCGGGAGAAGCAGACGGCCCCGGCGGTGACCGCGACGGGCACGGCGACCCGCGCGGGGGCCTCCATCGCCACGGCCGCGGCGAACGCGGCGGCGGACGCCGAGTGGCCGGAGGGGAAGGAGTGGGACGAGGGAATCCTGCCGAGCCGCGCCAGCGGGAAGTCCACGATGGAGGGGCGGCTGCGCGCGAACGCCTGTTTGCCGAGCAGGTTGACCACGGGGCTGGCGAGGCTGATGGCCAGCAGGCCGCGGGTGGCCGCGCGGCGCATCCGGCGGCGCCCGGTGAGCGCCATGGCGCCCGCGACCCCCGCCCACAGCAGGGAGTTGTCGGCCGCGCGCGACAGGCGGGGCAGCACGCGGTCGAAGCCGGGCAGGTGCGCGTCGGCGACCGATCGGAACAGGCGCCGGTCCACGGCGCCGAGCCTCTTCCTGATCGGCGTGCGCTCGGTCATGACCCTCCACATGCCCTGGTTAGTGCCCACATGGGCCACAGGCAGTCACACGAGCCGCTCCGATTCACGTCCGGCTCCGGGTCAGGGCAGGGGACGGCGGCCGGGGAAGCCGAGGTCGCTGCGGTGGTACCAGCCGAGCGCGGTCTCGCCCTCGATCCAGCACAGGCGGACCGACGCGCCGGACAGCACGGCGGGGAAGTCGGCCAGCAGCGGCGCGACGCCCTTGACCTCGATGCCCTGCTCGTCGAACCAGCCGAGGATTTCGGCGACGCGCGCCTCCATCGCCTTGGCCTCGGGGATGCCCCCGAGGTGGGAGAGCCCCGTGGCGGCGAGGTCGTGGCCGAGCTCGGCCAGGTCGGCGCGCATGGCTATCAGCAGGGCGGCGCGCCGCAGCAGCTCGGGCATGAGGTCGCGCGCCTCCTCGACCGTGAAGACCTTGTTCACCACGGCCGGGAACCGCCCTTCTCGTTGATCGCCTTGGAGCAGCGCGCCAGCAGGGAGCGCAGCGTGTCGCGCTCCTCGGGGGTGAACTCCTCGGCGATGCGCCGCTCGATCGCCGCGGCGCGCTCGTCGGCCAGCCGCAGCGCGCGCCACCCCGCCTCGGTGAGGTGGGTCTCCAGGACGTTGCGCTGCCAGCGGTTCGGCGTGCGCCGGACGAGGCCGCGCTGCTCCAGATTCCTGATCACGACGGTCATGGCCTGGGGCGTGACACGGCAGGCGCGGCCGAGCGCGGCCGAGGAGACGCCCGGATTGTCGGCCAGGGCGAGAAGGGCCGCGTACTGCGGCGCCGTCAGGCGGGCGGGCCTGACCGCCGCGCTCCTGGCCGCCATGAGCTCCTGCTCGACGCGCTTGATGTCGAACCCCAGCCGTTCTCCGGCGGGCATGCTCATGGCCGCCATCCTATATGACCTTGGACGGGACCTCGGGGACCGCTCCCCCGGGGAGGTCAGGAGGCCGCCGGGGCCGCGGGCACGGGCACGGGGCCGCCGGAGGGCCGCGGCGGCTCGGGCTCCTCGCCCAGCGCGTCGCGCAGCACCTCGTCGGCGTCGACTTCGAGGACCCGGGCGCGCTGCTCGCCGCCCTCCCCGCAGCCCACCGCGATCTCGCCGTGCTCCCAGGGCCGCGCACGGCTGAAGGCGGCCCGGAAGAACCTCTCCTCCCCGGCCGTGCCGCACAGACCGATGAGCCGCGCGTACGCGGAGAGCGCCTCGGGGGCGCCGCCGCGGCGTCCGGCGGGCGGCGCGTCGTCCCCGGCCGCTCGCGTCGCGGCGTCCGGCCGCGTCGGATCCTGGCTCATGCGCACCTCCGTCACAGAGTGTGTCGCCATAGTGACACCGCCGTGTCGATCAGATGGCCCGGCGGTCGCCCCCGGGGGACGTTTCTCCTCCCGCGAGTGACCGCCGTACCCACGCGAGTAACCGCCGCGCCGCCGGACGGCCCGTGCGCTTCTGTACCGATAGGACCCGCGCCGGTCGTCCGTGCCTCCTAGAAGGCGGGCGGCTCGGGCTCCAGGCCGAAGGCGGCGAGCAGGCGGTCGGCGGCCAGGGACGGGGTCAGTGTGCCCTCCAGGACCTCGCGCTCGACCTCCGCGCCGAGCGCGGCGACCTCCGGGTGGTCGAGCAGCCGGGCGAGGAGACGTTCGCGGACCAGCGTCCAGGTCCAGCCGACCTGCTGGCGGCGCCGCTTGTCGGCCAGGGCGCCCGAGGCCTCCAGCCGGTCCTGGTGGCGCACGATCGTGTCCCACAGCTCGGGCAGCCCGGCGCCCTCCATCCCGCTGCAGGTCAGCACGGGGATGTCCCACCCGCCGCCCCCGGCGCGCAGCAGCCGCAGCGCGCCGGCCAGCTCCCTGGCGGCCTTGCGCGCGTCCATCTCGTGCGGGCCGTCGGCCTTGTTGACCGCGATGACGTCGGCCAGCTCCAGCACGCCCTTCTTGATGCCCTGGAGCTGGTCGCCGGTGCGGGCGAGCGTGAGCAGCAGAAAGGTGTCCACCATGTCGGCGACGGCGGTCTCGGACTGCCCGACCCCGACGGTCTCGACCAGGACGACGTCGAAGCCGGCCGCCTCGACCACGACCATGGCCTCGCGCGTGGCCTTGGTGACGCCGCCGAGCGTGCCGGAGGTGGGCGAGGGGCGGATGAACGCGTCCGGGTCGGCGGCCAGGCGGGCCATGCGGGTCTTGTCGCCGAGGATGCTGCCGCCGGTGCGCGTCGAGGAGGGGTCCACGGCCAGGACGGCGACGCGCAGGCCCTGCCCGGTGAGGTGGACGCCGAGGGCGTCGATGAAGGTCGACTTGCCCACGCCGGGCACGCCGGTGATCCCGATCCTGCGGGCCTTGCCGGACAGGGGGGTCAGCTCGACCAGGAGCCGCTGGGCGAGCGCCCGGTGGTCGGCGCGGGTGGACTCCACCAGCGTGATCGCCCGCGCGATCCAGCCGACGGACCCCTCGCGGACCCCCTGGACGTAGGACTCAAGCGCCGGCATGGCCCAGCCGGGCGGAGAGGTCGCGCAGGAGGTCCAGCGCGGCGTCGGCGATGACCGTGCCGGGCGGGAAGATGGCGGCGGCGCCGGCCTCGCGCAGCGCGGTGAAGTCGCCCGGCGGGATCACCCCGCCCACGACGATCATGATGTCGTCGCGCCCGAGCGCGGCCAGTTCGTCGCGGAGGGCGGGCACCAGCGTCAGGTGCCCGGCGGCCAGCGAGGAGACCCCGACGATGTGCGCGTCGGCTTCGACGGCCTGGCGGGCGACCTCGGCGGGGGTCTGGAACAGCGGGCCCACGTCCACGTCGAAGCCGAGGTCGGCGAAGGCGGTGGCGATCACCTTCTGGCCCCGGTCGTGCCCGTCCTGGCCGACCTTGGCGACCAGGATGCGCGGGCGTCGCCCCTCGTCCCTGGCGAACGCCGCGCAGGCGGCCCTGACCTTCTCGACTCCGGCGGCGTCGCCGGCCTCCTCGCGGTACACCCCGCTGATCGTACGGACCTGCCCGGCGTGCCGTCCGAAGACCTTCTCCAGGGCGTCGGAGATCTCGCCGACGGTGGCCTTGGCGCGGGCGGCCTCCACGGCCAGGGCCAGCAGGTTGGCGTCCCCCGCGGCGCCGCGGGTGAGGGCCTCCAGCGCGTCCCGGCACGCCCCCTCGTCCCGTTCCTCGCGCAGGCGGCGCAGCTTGTCCAGTTGCCGGGCGCGCACGGCCGAGTTGTCGACCTTGAGCACCTCGATGTCCTCGTCGGAGCCGGCGCGGTACTTGTTGACGCCGATCACCGGCTGCCTGCCGGAGTCGATGCGCGCCTGGGTGCGCGCGGCGGCCTCCTCGATGCGCAGCTTGGGCAGGCCCGCCTCGATGGCCTTGGCCATGCCGCCCGCCGCCTCGACCTCCTGGATGTGGCCGTGGGCGCGGCGGGCCAGCTCGTAGGTCAGCCGCTCGACGTAGGCGCTGCCGCCCCAGGGGTCGATGACGCGGGTCGTGCCGGACTCCTGCTGCAACAGGAGCTGGGTGTTGCGGGCGATGCGGGCGGAGAAGTCGGTGGGCAGGGCGAGCGCCTCGTCCAGGGCGTTGGTGTGCAGCGACTGGGTGTGCCCCTGGGTGGCGGCCATCGCCTCGACGCAGGTGCGCACCACGTTGTTGAACACGTCCTGCGCGGTCAGCGACCAGCCGGAGGTCTGGCAGTGGGTGCGCAGCGACAGCGACTTGGGGTTCTTGGCGCCGAAGCCCTGGACGAGGCCGGCCCACAGCAGGCGGGCGGCGCGCAGCTTGGCGACCTCCATGAAGAAGTTCATGCCGACGCACCAGAAGAACGACAGCCGCGGCGCGAAGACGTCCACGTCCAGCCCGGCCGCCACCCCCGCCCGCAGGTACTCGACCCCGTCGGCCAGGGTGTAGGCCAGTTCCAGGTCGCAGGTGGCCCCGGCCTCCTGGATGTGGTAGCCGGAGATGGAGATCGAGTTGAACTTCGGCATCCGCCGGGAGGTGTAGGCGAAGATGTCGGAGATGATCCGCATCGACGGCGCCGGCGGATAGATGTAGGTGTTGCGGACCATGAACTCCTTGAGGATGTCGTTCTGGATGGTCCCGGTCAGCTCCTCCGGCCGCACCCCCTGCTCCTCGGCCGCCACGATGTACAGGGCCAGGATCGGCAGCACGGCGCCGTTCATGGTCATCGACACCGACATCTCGCCCAGCGGGATGCCGTCGAACAACCGCCGCATGTCGTAGATCGAGTCGATCGCCACCCCCGCCATGCCCACGTCCCCCGCCACCCGCGGATGGTCGGAGTCGTAGCCGCGGTGCGTGGCCAGGTCGAACGCCACCGACAGCCCCTTCTGCCCGGCCGCCAGGTTGCGCCGGTAGAAGGCGTTGGACTCCTCGGCGGTGGAGAACCCCGCGTACTGACGGATCGTCCACGGCTGGGTGACGTACATCGTCGGGTAGGGGCCGCGCAGGAAGGGCGCCACGCCGGGGTAGGTGGACAGGAACCCCAGCCCGTCCAGGTCCTCGGCGGTGTAGAGCGGCTTCACGGCGATGCCTTCGGGGGTGTCCCAGACCAGGTCGGCGGGGCTCTTGCCGGTCTGCTCCTGCACGGCGGACGCCCAGGCGTCCACGCCCGCGGGGGCCGGCTCGCCGCCGGTGAGCGCGACCTCGGTGAAGTCGGGGATCATGGGGCCACTCCCAGGTCGTCGAAGGTGGCGTGCAGCACGTCCAGCGCGTCGCACCCGGCGTGCAGCACCGCGTCCACTCCCTCGTACTCGCCCTTTCCCGCCAGCCAGACACGCGTGGCGCCCGCCCGGCGCAGCGCGGCGGCCACCGGAGCGGCGTGCTCGGCGTACAGGCGGTCGCTGGAGCACAGGCACGCGACGGCCGAGCCGCTGCGGCGGAACTCCTCGGCGATCTCGGCCGGGTCGGTGCGCGGGCCGCAGGCGACGGTGGCCAGGCCGCCGGCCTCGAAGAGGTTGGCGGCGAAGGACGCCCGCGCGGTGTGGGCGGCCACCGGGCCGATCGTCGCCAGGAAGACCCGCGGCCGGGGCTCGGCGCGGTCGGCGCGGTCGGCGCGGTCGGCGCGGTCGGCGCGGTCGCGCAGGTCCTCGAACGCCCCGGCGTAGCGCACGCGGGGCAGGCCGCCCCCCGCGGGCTCGGGCGCCGCGGGCCTGGCCGGGCGCTTCTCGCCGAGGTTCGGGAACTCGCTGACGCCGGTGACGGGGAAGATCCTGCGGGCGATGTCGCGGGACCTGTGTGCCCAGGTGGCGGCCAGCCGCTCGGGGATCAGCCGCTCCAGCGCCGCCCCGGCTCCCCCGGCGCGTTCGATGTCCTGGAACCAGTCCCAGGCCACGGCGGCCAGGTCGGCGGTGAGCCGCTCGACGTACCAGGAGCCGCCGGCCGGGTCCGC containing:
- a CDS encoding DUF2203 domain-containing protein — protein: MVNKVFTVEEARDLMPELLRRAALLIAMRADLAELGHDLAATGLSHLGGIPEAKAMEARVAEILGWFDEQGIEVKGVAPLLADFPAVLSGASVRLCWIEGETALGWYHRSDLGFPGRRPLP
- the meaB gene encoding methylmalonyl Co-A mutase-associated GTPase MeaB, producing MPALESYVQGVREGSVGWIARAITLVESTRADHRALAQRLLVELTPLSGKARRIGITGVPGVGKSTFIDALGVHLTGQGLRVAVLAVDPSSTRTGGSILGDKTRMARLAADPDAFIRPSPTSGTLGGVTKATREAMVVVEAAGFDVVLVETVGVGQSETAVADMVDTFLLLTLARTGDQLQGIKKGVLELADVIAVNKADGPHEMDARKAARELAGALRLLRAGGGGWDIPVLTCSGMEGAGLPELWDTIVRHQDRLEASGALADKRRRQQVGWTWTLVRERLLARLLDHPEVAALGAEVEREVLEGTLTPSLAADRLLAAFGLEPEPPAF
- a CDS encoding TFIIB-type zinc ribbon-containing protein, giving the protein MRCPKCSGTMRTFDRNGVHIEQCDNCRGIFLDYGELETLSRIENQWAQQTYSAPPPPPAAHGGPAWGTPHHGHHRGHHQRSWVGMLFSS
- a CDS encoding bifunctional phosphatase PAP2/diacylglycerol kinase family protein is translated as MTERTPIRKRLGAVDRRLFRSVADAHLPGFDRVLPRLSRAADNSLLWAGVAGAMALTGRRRMRRAATRGLLAISLASPVVNLLGKQAFARSRPSIVDFPLARLGRIPSSHSFPSGHSASAAAFAAAVAMEAPARVAVPVAVTAGAVCFSRVYTGVHYPGDVLAGVALGLTAAVVTTRLWPGQTVDGDARVAATAPLIDLDPDGEGVVAVVNDAAGRDPGTASAVAKVLPKAEVIEVQPGEDLMDRLREAAGRARVLAVAGGDGTMNCGAQVAIEHGLPLLPIPAGTFDHFARTLGLETIQEAVAAYRAGHVVAVDVGEVAGKVFLNTASLGIYPLLVDRREHWEKRIGKWPALVLAMADVLMHDRRPQEMLVDGVRRRVWLLFAGNCAYESRGVAPTRRNRLEDGVLDLRLLTAASRLPRLRALASTVLGGTGLSRHYVQWRADTLHVAPLASAERRARARGAAAAEEELRLARDGETFSATGPLVFSKRPRSLLVFRPIE
- a CDS encoding aminoglycoside phosphotransferase family protein; the encoded protein is MTGEGALTSPPLAESLAALVGGGPWTVLKDTKVTVVRSGDLVVKAHPPDTDETALAARLRMAAALPGVLLPPASPRVGHVAGRPVTVWPAGEPVDPGDPDAAPWEAAAVLLARLHATPLDTPLDGSAASPVDGAQATPPDGVPLSRALPPAGGPARVARAVALLDALDGQASEGRNGPGGAYAAPVAVIRAAFATLPREARAAASGLVPAARAEGPHAVTHGDWHLGQIVRHRGAWALIDVDDLGVGVAAWDLARPAAWYATGLLSPDLWERFLCAYLGAGGSAVPAGDPWRELDVPARALTVQLAATAVAAAGAEGRPLDEVERTLVSSCGRITQAAATR
- a CDS encoding MarR family winged helix-turn-helix transcriptional regulator, with the protein product MSMPAGERLGFDIKRVEQELMAARSAAVRPARLTAPQYAALLALADNPGVSSAALGRACRVTPQAMTVVIRNLEQRGLVRRTPNRWQRNVLETHLTEAGWRALRLADERAAAIERRIAEEFTPEERDTLRSLLARCSKAINEKGGSRPW
- the scpA gene encoding methylmalonyl-CoA mutase, which produces MIPDFTEVALTGGEPAPAGVDAWASAVQEQTGKSPADLVWDTPEGIAVKPLYTAEDLDGLGFLSTYPGVAPFLRGPYPTMYVTQPWTIRQYAGFSTAEESNAFYRRNLAAGQKGLSVAFDLATHRGYDSDHPRVAGDVGMAGVAIDSIYDMRRLFDGIPLGEMSVSMTMNGAVLPILALYIVAAEEQGVRPEELTGTIQNDILKEFMVRNTYIYPPAPSMRIISDIFAYTSRRMPKFNSISISGYHIQEAGATCDLELAYTLADGVEYLRAGVAAGLDVDVFAPRLSFFWCVGMNFFMEVAKLRAARLLWAGLVQGFGAKNPKSLSLRTHCQTSGWSLTAQDVFNNVVRTCVEAMAATQGHTQSLHTNALDEALALPTDFSARIARNTQLLLQQESGTTRVIDPWGGSAYVERLTYELARRAHGHIQEVEAAGGMAKAIEAGLPKLRIEEAAARTQARIDSGRQPVIGVNKYRAGSDEDIEVLKVDNSAVRARQLDKLRRLREERDEGACRDALEALTRGAAGDANLLALAVEAARAKATVGEISDALEKVFGRHAGQVRTISGVYREEAGDAAGVEKVRAACAAFARDEGRRPRILVAKVGQDGHDRGQKVIATAFADLGFDVDVGPLFQTPAEVARQAVEADAHIVGVSSLAAGHLTLVPALRDELAALGRDDIMIVVGGVIPPGDFTALREAGAAAIFPPGTVIADAALDLLRDLSARLGHAGA